A DNA window from Kitasatospora atroaurantiaca contains the following coding sequences:
- a CDS encoding DUF6531 domain-containing protein: MSNQIVKALEHGAQKLGKTLADDAGKALKNFYRKAGDNLKKVAHNTREADAKHAADLKKILDGGKKDMPHGPKGPGGGRRGKGERPLGRGGKRGQAADGNIGCRTAGDPVDVVSGQVITSETDLALPGLLPLVLRRAYASDYIGGRLHGPGWSSTLDQRIEIDADGIHYAGDDAQILHYPLPAQPGQPVHPLAGARWPLTWDPAADTIRIEDPDRGWTRHFTGSGTNSYRIGDIRPITALSDRNDHRIAFLRDESGHPIEVRHTGGYRVAVDITHTEAGPRVEGLRLLDGTAHGQGTTVVGYQYYPAGQLAGIVNSSGLPYIYEYDDADRMTAWIDRNGQSYEYVYDDAGRVVRGIGDGGHLSATFYYDTARRVTTSTDSLGHPTEYHYDEQHRVTTTVNPLGHTTLTEYDELGRVIARTDEVNRTTRFDLDDHGDPVLITAPDGSAIALGYNALRQVASVTRADVLLAAFDYDPRGNLLASTDAAGARTVRTYDERGNLVSVTDPLGHTRTLAANPAGLTTAVTDALGHTAHADFDAFGRMSALTDPMGGTTRFTRRLEGEILERIHPDGTRETWGYDAEGNVTEHRDPVGAVTTFATGHFGRLATRILPDGERQQFGYDTELQLVSVSTDGATWRYQYDAAGHLIGESDFNGRSLTYRHDGANQLLETIDSAGRSTTFAYNLLGDLVERVGHDGSATTLFYDDHGFLTRINGRDSALEYERDVAGRVLTESVDGRATAYAYDLIGRRIRRTTPTGVISTWTYDANSQPLSLSGALGALSFGYDASGRETTRYLGGGAALTQTWDACNRLSAQSIWALDGTPGSGAGTASGAYANVQERTYGYRADGLPAFATDRLRGRRDFDLTPSGRVTRVSADTWSESYVYDRLGNITRAEDSRNPNGATQGERAYTGSLLRTAGRTTYEYDDQGRLVRRLVRTLSGQRREWHYTWNAEDQLVRVDTPEHGSWTYRYDPIGRRTAKQQVGGVGSEGAGEVLFSWDGTQLIEECGALADGTVRTRTWDWEPGSWQPAAQTERSWHPQAGQADQSTVDERFFAIVTDLVGTPSELVATDGRVVWSAVTDLWGHRPRPSGGDEPSCPLSMPGQYHDDESGLDYNYFRYYDSATGRYLSTDPLGLAAGPNPHAYVPNPLAWIDPLGLAAKKQPSGMGGWYYKLKPANWTDGSNTQRYEINHVPAQATYKKLGLATDLNPGYGPSIRMEYDDHRKFISTGSGPGPDAWRAAQTSLIQQGKFDEAMKKDIDEIRRVHGTKYDAAIKEMADSLPHNAEFQKYLKDNNWKIRSCLLK; this comes from the coding sequence ATGAGCAACCAGATCGTCAAAGCGCTGGAGCACGGGGCACAGAAGCTGGGCAAGACGCTGGCCGACGACGCCGGCAAGGCGCTCAAGAACTTCTACCGCAAGGCCGGCGACAACCTGAAGAAGGTCGCCCACAACACCCGCGAAGCCGACGCCAAACACGCGGCCGACCTCAAGAAGATCCTCGACGGCGGCAAGAAGGACATGCCTCACGGTCCCAAGGGACCCGGCGGTGGCCGGCGCGGGAAGGGCGAGCGGCCGCTGGGCCGGGGCGGTAAGCGTGGGCAGGCGGCGGACGGCAATATCGGCTGCCGGACCGCCGGCGACCCGGTGGATGTGGTCTCGGGTCAGGTGATCACCTCGGAGACGGACCTCGCCCTTCCCGGCCTGCTTCCGCTGGTCCTTCGCCGCGCGTACGCCTCCGACTACATCGGCGGGCGGCTGCACGGCCCGGGCTGGTCCTCCACCCTGGACCAGCGCATCGAGATCGACGCGGACGGCATCCACTACGCCGGTGACGACGCCCAGATCCTGCACTACCCGCTGCCCGCCCAACCGGGCCAGCCGGTCCATCCGCTGGCCGGCGCCCGTTGGCCGCTCACCTGGGACCCCGCAGCGGACACCATCCGGATCGAGGACCCGGACCGGGGCTGGACGCGTCACTTCACCGGCTCGGGCACCAACTCCTACCGGATCGGCGACATCCGCCCGATCACGGCCCTCTCGGACCGCAACGACCACCGAATAGCCTTCCTCCGCGACGAGTCCGGCCATCCCATCGAGGTCCGACACACCGGCGGGTACCGGGTCGCGGTCGACATCACCCACACCGAAGCGGGGCCACGGGTGGAGGGACTGCGGCTGCTGGACGGCACGGCCCACGGACAGGGCACCACCGTCGTCGGCTACCAGTACTACCCCGCGGGGCAGTTGGCCGGGATCGTCAACTCCTCGGGCCTGCCGTACATCTACGAGTACGACGACGCGGACCGTATGACCGCCTGGATCGACCGCAACGGCCAGAGCTACGAGTACGTCTACGACGACGCCGGCCGAGTGGTGCGCGGCATCGGCGATGGCGGGCATCTGTCGGCCACCTTCTACTACGACACCGCCCGCCGGGTGACCACGTCCACCGACAGTCTCGGACACCCCACCGAGTACCACTACGACGAGCAGCATCGCGTCACTACGACGGTGAACCCGCTGGGACATACGACGCTCACCGAGTACGACGAACTCGGCCGAGTCATTGCCCGCACCGACGAGGTCAACCGGACCACCCGGTTCGACCTGGATGATCACGGCGATCCGGTCCTGATCACCGCCCCGGACGGAAGTGCGATCGCACTCGGCTACAACGCGCTTCGTCAGGTGGCGTCCGTGACACGGGCCGACGTCCTGCTTGCTGCGTTCGACTACGACCCCCGTGGCAACCTGCTCGCCAGCACGGATGCGGCCGGAGCCCGGACCGTGCGCACCTACGACGAGCGCGGCAACCTGGTGTCGGTGACCGATCCGCTCGGCCACACGCGCACCCTCGCCGCCAACCCGGCCGGCCTTACCACCGCCGTGACCGACGCGCTCGGCCACACCGCGCACGCAGACTTCGATGCGTTCGGCCGCATGTCCGCCCTGACCGACCCGATGGGCGGCACAACCCGCTTCACCCGCCGACTCGAGGGGGAGATACTCGAGCGCATCCACCCCGACGGCACGCGCGAGACGTGGGGTTACGACGCCGAAGGCAATGTCACCGAGCATCGAGACCCGGTCGGCGCGGTCACCACGTTCGCCACAGGCCACTTCGGCCGCCTTGCGACGCGCATCCTTCCCGACGGCGAGCGACAGCAGTTCGGCTATGACACGGAACTTCAACTGGTCTCGGTCAGCACGGACGGCGCAACCTGGCGCTACCAGTACGACGCAGCAGGGCATCTGATCGGGGAGAGCGACTTCAACGGCCGTAGCCTCACCTACCGCCACGATGGCGCCAACCAGCTGCTGGAGACGATCGACTCCGCCGGGCGTAGCACCACCTTCGCGTACAACCTGCTCGGTGACCTCGTCGAACGGGTGGGCCACGATGGCTCGGCGACCACCCTCTTCTACGACGATCATGGGTTCCTCACTCGGATCAACGGTCGAGACAGCGCCCTGGAGTACGAGCGCGACGTCGCCGGCCGGGTGCTTACCGAGAGCGTCGACGGGCGGGCCACCGCGTATGCGTACGACCTCATCGGCCGGCGAATCCGCCGCACCACACCGACGGGCGTCATTTCCACCTGGACCTATGACGCGAACAGCCAGCCGCTCAGCCTTAGCGGGGCGCTCGGCGCCCTGTCCTTCGGCTACGACGCCAGCGGCCGGGAGACCACCCGCTACCTCGGCGGCGGCGCGGCGCTCACCCAGACCTGGGATGCCTGCAACCGGTTGAGCGCCCAGTCCATCTGGGCACTTGACGGAACGCCGGGCTCCGGGGCTGGCACCGCGTCCGGGGCCTACGCCAATGTTCAGGAACGCACTTACGGCTACCGCGCCGACGGCCTCCCGGCCTTCGCGACGGATCGCCTACGCGGTCGGCGTGACTTCGACCTCACACCGTCGGGACGGGTCACCCGGGTCAGCGCCGATACCTGGAGCGAGAGCTACGTCTACGACCGGCTCGGCAACATCACCCGGGCCGAGGATTCGCGCAACCCCAACGGCGCGACGCAGGGCGAACGCGCGTACACGGGCTCCCTGCTGCGGACGGCGGGACGCACCACGTACGAGTACGACGACCAGGGCCGCCTTGTCCGTAGGCTGGTTCGTACCTTGTCGGGGCAGCGTCGTGAATGGCACTACACCTGGAACGCGGAGGACCAGCTGGTCCGGGTCGATACGCCGGAGCACGGTTCGTGGACATACCGGTACGACCCGATCGGACGCCGCACTGCCAAACAGCAGGTCGGCGGGGTGGGCAGCGAAGGCGCCGGGGAGGTCCTGTTCTCCTGGGACGGCACGCAACTGATCGAGGAATGCGGCGCGCTGGCCGACGGCACCGTCCGTACCCGTACCTGGGACTGGGAGCCGGGCAGTTGGCAGCCCGCAGCGCAGACCGAGCGCAGCTGGCACCCGCAGGCGGGCCAGGCGGACCAATCCACCGTCGATGAGCGGTTCTTCGCCATCGTCACCGACCTGGTCGGCACCCCCAGTGAGTTGGTCGCCACCGACGGCCGGGTCGTCTGGTCCGCCGTCACCGACCTGTGGGGCCATCGCCCTCGGCCAAGCGGCGGCGACGAACCCTCGTGCCCTCTGAGCATGCCCGGCCAGTACCACGACGACGAGTCCGGCCTCGACTACAACTACTTCCGGTACTACGACTCGGCCACCGGCCGTTACCTGAGCACCGACCCCCTCGGGCTGGCCGCAGGTCCCAACCCCCATGCGTACGTGCCCAATCCGCTGGCCTGGATCGACCCGCTGGGGTTGGCCGCCAAGAAGCAGCCCTCAGGTATGGGCGGCTGGTACTACAAGCTGAAGCCGGCCAACTGGACCGACGGCAGCAACACCCAACGCTATGAGATCAACCACGTGCCGGCGCAGGCCACCTACAAGAAGCTGGGGCTGGCCACCGACCTGAACCCCGGCTACGGGCCCTCGATCCGAATGGAGTACGACGACCACCGCAAGTTCATCAGCACCGGCTCCGGCCCAGGCCCCGATGCTTGGCGCGCGGCCCAGACAAGCCTCATCCAGCAGGGCAAGTTCGACGAGGCGATGAAGAAGGACATCGACGAGATCCGGCGCGTCCACGGCACGAAGTACGACGCCGCGATCAAGGAGATGGCCGACTCGCTCCCGCACAACGCGGAGTTCCAGAAGTACCTCAAGGACAACAACTGGAAGATCAGGAGCTGCCTCCTAAAATGA